A region of Paenimyroides aestuarii DNA encodes the following proteins:
- a CDS encoding SAM-dependent methyltransferase, with protein MTTLGTLYLIPVMLGDTAANEVLPASVMRTVSLIDDYVVENSKVARKFIKAIDPEKVQASLNLFELNKHTDAKELKTFIQPLLEGKNMGLMSDAGCPGVADPGAVIVAMAHEKGIKVVPLTGPSSILLSLMGSGMNGQSFTFNGYLPIDKSDKKTMLKNLEKWSFERNQSQLFIETPYRNNQLMEEMVQTLHPNTSLCVACDLTLPKEIMLTKPVSFWKKHKIDLHKRPCIFIIHKK; from the coding sequence ATGACAACATTAGGCACCTTATATTTAATTCCTGTAATGTTAGGCGATACAGCAGCTAACGAAGTTTTACCAGCAAGTGTAATGCGTACGGTTTCGCTAATTGACGATTATGTTGTGGAAAACAGCAAAGTTGCCCGCAAGTTTATTAAAGCAATTGATCCGGAAAAAGTTCAGGCTAGTTTAAATTTGTTTGAACTGAACAAACATACCGATGCCAAAGAACTAAAAACATTTATTCAGCCCTTATTGGAAGGAAAAAACATGGGATTAATGAGCGATGCCGGTTGCCCAGGTGTTGCAGATCCGGGTGCAGTGATTGTGGCTATGGCACATGAAAAAGGCATAAAAGTGGTGCCGCTTACAGGACCGTCATCCATTCTACTTTCGTTGATGGGTTCGGGTATGAACGGACAATCGTTTACTTTTAACGGATACCTTCCTATTGATAAATCTGATAAAAAAACCATGTTGAAAAATTTGGAAAAATGGTCGTTTGAAAGAAACCAATCGCAACTTTTTATTGAAACGCCTTATCGAAACAATCAATTGATGGAAGAAATGGTTCAAACATTGCATCCAAACACTTCGCTGTGCGTTGCGTGCGACTTAACATTACCCAAAGAAATCATGCTTACCAAACCAGTCAGTTTCTGGAAAAAACATAAAATAGATTTGCACAAACGTCCGTGTATCTTTATCATTCATAAAAAATAA
- a CDS encoding DUF6787 family protein, giving the protein MASLKEKWGITSNFQFIIILVVFAITGSTSAYITRPILEMIGITKESLHPLIYWPLSLILILPVYKVLLIIIGTLFGQHKFFWNFVKKMLIRMRLGFLYGIKK; this is encoded by the coding sequence ATGGCATCATTAAAGGAAAAGTGGGGAATAACTTCTAATTTTCAATTTATTATAATTTTGGTGGTTTTTGCTATAACCGGAAGCACTTCGGCTTATATTACAAGACCTATTTTAGAAATGATTGGTATTACAAAAGAAAGTTTGCACCCGTTGATCTATTGGCCGTTGTCATTAATTTTAATTTTGCCTGTTTACAAGGTTTTATTGATTATCATAGGAACCTTATTTGGGCAACATAAGTTTTTCTGGAATTTTGTAAAAAAAATGCTCATCCGTATGCGGTTAGGATTTTTATATGGAATAAAAAAATAA